The Medicago truncatula cultivar Jemalong A17 chromosome 4, MtrunA17r5.0-ANR, whole genome shotgun sequence genome includes a region encoding these proteins:
- the LOC11440208 gene encoding F-box/kelch-repeat protein At1g74510 → MSRKSSEILDDPKEREKQKNLENHADDSSLLISQLDRDASIHCLLRVSRSDYGSIAALNRSFRSLITTGELYQLRRKMGIVEHWVYFSCDVLKWEAYDPNRDRLMQLPKMSSNICFMLSDKESLAVGTELLVFGREITGLAIYKYSILTNSWLKGMKMNTPRCLFGSASLGEIAILAGGCDQHGNILSSSELYNSDTGTWEVLPDMNTPRRMCSAVFMDEKFYVLGGVGVDKTTQLTCGEEFDLKTRKWRKIPNMCPPRNGGDGANETPVSGEAPPLIAVVKDVLYAADYSQQEVKRYVKEENSWVTIGSLPERVTSVNGWGMAFRSCGDKLVVIGGPSLYGGMVTEVNAWVANEGAPQWNLLAIIQSGSFVYNCAVMGC, encoded by the coding sequence ATGTCGAGAAAGTCAAGTGAAATTCTAGACGATCCCAAAGAAAGGGAAAAACAGAAGAATCTTGAAAATCATGCAGATGACTCGAGTTTGCTTATTTCTCAGCTCGACCGTGATGCATCAATCCATTGTCTCCTTCGGGTGTCAAGGTCTGATTATGGCTCAATCGCTGCATTAAACCGAAGTTTTCGATCACTTATTACTACTGGAGAATTATATCAACTTAGGCGAAAAATGGGCATAGTGGAACATTGGGTTTACTTTTCTTGTGATGTCCTTAAATGGGAGGCCTATGATCCAAATCGTGATCGGTTGATGCAACTGCCGAAAATGAGTTCTAATATATGTTTTATGCTTTCAGACAAGGAGTCACTAGCTGTTGGTACGGAGCTTCTTGTTTTTGGAAGAGAAATAACTGGCCTTGCCATATATAAGTATAGCATTCTGACAAATTCATGGTTGAAGGGAATGAAAATGAATACTCCTAGATGCTTGTTTGGTTCTGCCAGCCTCGGAGAAATTGCAATATTAGCCGGTGGTTGTGATCAACATGGCAACATATTGAGCTCTTCTGAGCTTTATAACTCAGATACCGGCACATGGGAGGTTCTTCCAGACATGAACACGCCAAGGAGAATGTGTTCAGCCGTGTTTATGGATGAAAAATTTTATGTCCTTGGCGGAGTTGGAGttgacaaaacaacacaacTAACTTGTGGTGAAGAGTTTGATCTCAAGACGCGGAAATGGCGCAAAATACCTAACATGTGTCCACCGCGTAACGGAGGAGATGGTGCGAATGAGACACCTGTCAGTGGCGAGGCACCTCCTTTAATTGCAGTTGTAAAAGATGTATTGTACGCTGCTGATTATTCGCAACAAGAAGTAAAAAGATATgttaaagaagaaaattcatgggtCACCATTGGAAGCCTCCCTGAGAGAGTAACCTCGGTAAATGGATGGGGAATGGCCTTTAGATCATGTGGAGATAAGCTAGTTGTCATTGGAGGTCCTAGTCTTTATGGTGGAATGGTAACAGAAGTCAATGCTTGGGTAGCAAACGAAGGTGCACCACAATGGAATTTGCTTGCCATTATCCAATCAGGAAGCTTTGTGTACAATTGTGCTGTGATGGGTTGTTGA
- the LOC11438091 gene encoding probable serine/threonine-protein kinase PBL3, translating to MGNCFGSRYKVHEPFSQSNSEVTKVPFRSTQLLVHSSAIVHGHNDGGKPEILPTPRSEGDILSSPHLKAFTFKDLRNATKNFSNDSLIGQGGFGYVYKGWIDAQSLKAARPGCGTVIAVKKLKPEGFQGHKEWLSELNYLGQLHHPNLVKLTGYCLDGDNRLLVYEYLPNGSLEKHLFSRKGTQLLPWATRIKVAIGAARGLTFLHDSNQQIIYRDFKASNILLDSEFNAKLSDFGLAKAGPTGDRSHVSTQVLGTQGYAAPEYIATGRLTTRCDVYSFGVVLLELLSGRNAVDKTKSGAEHNLVDWARPYLGDRRKLFRIMDTRLQGQYPQRAAYTAAILALQCISEAKFRPQMSEVLTTLENLPVIRHSASPSRFEEKPFPGPIRERI from the exons ATGGGAAATTGCTTTGGAAGTCGTTACAAGGTTCATGAACCTTTCTCCCAATCCAATTCTG AGGTTACAAAAGTTCCTTTTAGAAGCACTCAATTGTTGGTACACTCAAGTGCAATAGTACATGGACACAATGATGGAGGTAAACCTGAGATTCTTCCAACTCCAAGATCTGAAGGGGATATACTttcttctccacatttaaaagcCTTCACATTTAAGGATCTTAGGAATGCCACTAAAAATTTCAGTAATGATAGTTTAATTGGACAAGGAGGGTTTGGTTATGTTTATAAAGGGTGGATTGATGCTCAATCACTTAAGGCTGCAAGGCCTGGATGTGGAACTGTTATAGCTGTCAAGAAGCTCAAGCCTGAAGGTTTTCAAGGCCATAAGGAGTGGCTG TCTGAACTCAATTATCTTGGCCAACTTCATCATCCAAATCTTGTCAAACTTACTGGATACTGCTTGGATGGGGATAACAGGCTTCTAGTCTACGAGTACTTGCCGAATGGAAGCTTGGAAAAACATCTATTTAGTAGAA AGGGCACACAACTACTTCCTTGGGCAACAAGAATCAAAGTTGCTATTGGGGCTGCTCGAGGTCTCACCTTCCTTCATGACTCTAATCAACAAATTATCTACCGTGATTTCAAGGCGTCTAATATTTTATTAGACTCG GAATTTAACGCAAAACTGTCAGACTTTGGATTGGCCAAAGCAGGGCCCACTGGCGATCGCTCTCATGTTTCTACTCAAGTCCTAGGCACTCAAGGCTATGCTGCTCCTGAATATATTGCCACTG GTCGGTTGACAACAAGGTGCGATGTCTATAGCTTCGGAGTTGTGCTATTGGAACTACTATCAGGGCGCAATGCTGTTGATAAAACAAAATCAGGAGCGGAACATAATCTGGTAGATTGGGCAAGACCATACTTGGGTGATAGAAGAAAGTTGTTTCGGATTATGGACACAAGATTACAAGGGCAGTATCCACAAAGGGCGGCTTATACAGCTGCAATTCTTGCGTTACAATGTATTAGTGAGGCCAAATTTAGACCACAAATGTCTGAGGTTTTGACGACTTTGGAAAACTTGCCAGTCATCAGACATTCAGCTAGTCCTTCTAGATTCGAGGAGAAACCGTTCCCAGGTCCAATAAGAGAAAGAATCTGA
- the LOC11440207 gene encoding galactose mutarotase, with amino-acid sequence MAKVSLLFCVLLGLLVHTHAHSHKSEKSEKIGFYELKKGSMRVNLTNYGASIVAVYVPDKHGKVADVVLGYDSIEQYETDGVYFGGLIGRVANRIGGAQFTLDGKTYKLPANDHGNTLHGGQKGFGDNVWKVKIHKDDSHVTFTYESFDGEQGFPGKLDVSVTYMLLEKNILGVKMTAKPVNKPTPVNLAQHAYWNLGGHNSGDILNHSVQIFGSSITPVDDKLIPTGKLESVKNTPYDFLKPKQVGSQINDLPGLYDINYAIDVNGQNHLTKVCIVKEPVSGRKMELWSNQVGLQYYTSGMLTDTKGKDGATYHKYGGIALETQGFPDSVNKPNFPSQIVKPGETYKHIMVYRFMAS; translated from the exons ATGGCTAAGGTATCCTTATTATTTTGTGTCCTCTTGGGGCTCCTGGTTCACACTCATGCACATTCACATAAAAGTGAGAAAAGCGAGAAGATTGgattttatgaattaaaaaaaggaagTATGAGGGTTAATTTGACAAACTATGGTGCTTCAATTGTCGCTGTTTATGTACCTGATAAACATG GGAAAGTGGCTGATGTTGTTCTTGGCTATGATTCTATTGAGCAATATGAG ACTGATGGAGTCTACTTCGGTGGTCTTATTGGGCGTGTGGCAAATAGGATCGGAGGAGCTCAATTCACTTTGGATGGTAAAACATACAAATTGCCAGCTAATGATCATGGGAACACACTCCATG GTGGCCAGAAAGGGTTCGGTGATAATGTATGGAAAGTAAAAATTCACAAGGATGATAGTCATGTAACATTTACCTACGAGAGTTTTGATGGGGAACAAG GTTTCCCCGGAAAGCTTGACGTAAGTGTGACATACATGTTGCTTGAAAAGAACATATTGGGTGTGAAAATGACTGCCAAGCCAGTAAACAAACCCACACCAGTAAATCTAGCACAACATGCATACTGGAACCTAGGAGGACACAACAGTGGTGACATTCTTAATCACAGTGTTCAAATCTTTGGTTCATCCATCACACCGGTAGACGATAAACTCATCCCAACAGGAAAACTTGAATCCGTGAAGAACACGCCATATGATTTCCTTAAACCAAAACAAGTTGGAAGTCAAATTAACGACCTTCCTGGTTTATACGACATTAACTATGCGATTGATGTGAATGGTCAAAATCATTTAACCAAGGTTTGTATAGTGAAAGAACCTGTCTCAGGAAGGAAAATGGAGTTGTGGTCAAACCAAGTTGGATTGCAATACTATACTAGTGGAATGTTGACTGATACTAAAGGAAAGGATGGAGCTACATATCACAAGTATGGTGGCATTGCTTTGGAGACACAGGGTTTCCCAGATTCTGTGAATAAGCCTAACTTTCCATCTCAGATTGTTAAGCCTGGAGAGACATACAAGCATATCATGGTTTATCGATTCATGgctagctag
- the LOC11439662 gene encoding soyasapogenol B glucuronide galactosyltransferase, protein MDSQQSNNQLHVVFLPYPTPGHMIPMVDTARLFAKHGVNVTIITTHANASTFQESIDSDFNSGYSIKTQLIQFPSSQVGLPDGIENVKDVKDGTSPEMLGKISHGMLMLRDPIELRDWVRTTNAATAYFEPIFESEARSYGTICNSFHELESDYEKVSKTTMGIKSWSVGPVSTWANKGDERKGNRGHVEKNVEKERELLNWLNSKQNESVLYVSFGSLTKLFHAQLVEIAHGLEKSGHNFIWVVRKNDRDENEEGFLQDFEERVKESNKGYIIWNWAPQLLILDHPATGGIVTHCGWNSTLESISVGLPMITWPMFAEQFYNERLLVDVLKIGVPVGAKENKLWNSFTVEAMVRREEIAKAAEILLGNGQDSKEMRTRAKKFGDAAKRTIEEGGHSYNNLVQLIDELKSLKKSKALGEKAD, encoded by the exons ATGGATTCTCAACAATCCAATAACCAACTTCATGTAGTTTTTCTTCCATATCCAACTCCTGGCCATATGATTCCCATGGTAGACACAGCAAGACTATTTGCAAAGCATGGTGTTAATGTTACCATCATCACTACACATGCCAACGCTTCAACTTTCCAAGAATCCATAGACAGTGACTTCAATTCAGGATACTCTATCAAAACTCAGCTTATTCAGTTCCCTTCATCCCAAGTTGGTCTTCCTGATGGAATTGAAAATGTCAAAGATGTTAAAGATGGAACATCCCCAGAAATGCTTGGTAAAATCAGTCATGGAATGTTAATGCTCAGAGATCCTATTGAG CTTCGCGATTGGGTGAGGACTACAAATGCTGCCACAGCCTATTTTGAACCAATTTTTGAATCGGAGGCAAGAAGTTATGGGACAATATGCAATAGTTTTCATGAACTTGAAAGTGATTATGAGAAAGTTAGTAAAACTACAATGGGGATTAAGTCTTGGAGTGTAGGACCAGTTTCAACTTGGGCTAACAAGGGTGATGAACGGAAGGGCAATAGGGGACACGTGGAGAAGAACgttgaaaaagagagagaattgCTAAATTGGCTTAACTCAAAGCAAAATGAGTCTGTGTTGTATGTAAGTTTTGGAAGCCTTACTAAGCTTTTTCATGCTCAGCTTGTAGAAATTGCACATGGGCTTGAAAAGTCAGGTCATAATTTTATCTGGGTTGTAAGGAAAAATGATAGAGACGAGAACGAGGAAGGTTTCCTGCAAGATTTTGAGGAAAGGGTGAAAGAAAGCAACAAGGGCTATATCATATGGAATTGGGCACCGCAGCTTCTCATATTGGATCACCCTGCAACAGGAGGAATTGTGACTCACTGTGGTTGGAACTCAACTCTTGAAAGCATTAGTGTTGGTTTGCCAATGATCACATGGCCAATGTTTGCTGAACAATTTTACAATGAGAGGTTGCTTGTTGATGTTTTGAAGATAGGGGTCCCAGttggagcaaaagaaaacaAGTTATGGAATAGCTTTACTGTAGAGGCAATGGTTAGAAGGGAAGAGATTGCAAAGGCTGCGGAGATTTTGTTGGGAAATGGTCAAGACAGCAAAGAAATGAGGACGAGAGCAAAAAAGTTTGGCGATGCTGCCAAGAGGACTATAGAGGAAGGTGGACACTCTTACAACAACTTGGTTCAGTTGATAGATGAGCTGAAATCATTGAAGAAATCCAAAGCACTTGGTGAGAAAGCAGATTAG
- the LOC11446576 gene encoding 40S ribosomal protein S9-2, whose product MVHVAFYRNYGKTFKKPRRPYEKERLDAELKLVGEYGLRCKRELWRVQYALSRIRNNARTLLTLDEKNPRRIFEGEALLRRMFKHGLLDETQNKLDYVLALTVENFLECRLQTLCV is encoded by the coding sequence ATGGTTCACGTTGCGTTTTACCGAAACTATGGCAAAACTTTCAAGAAGCCCCGTCGTCCATACGAGAAGGAGCGTTTGGATGCTGAGTTGAAGCTCGTCGGAGAGTATGGTCTTCGCTGTAAGAGAGAGCTGTGGAGGGTTCAATACGCTCTTAGCCGTATCCGTAACAATGCTAGAACACTTTTGACACTGGATGAAAAGAACCCTCGTCGGATCTTCGAGGGTGAAGCTCTTTTGAGGAGGATGTTTAAGCATGGCTTGCTTGATGAAACTCAGAACAAGCTCGATTATGTCTTGGCTCTCACTGTTGAGAATTTTCTCGAGTGTCGTCTTCAGACTCTTTGTGTTTAA